The sequence tagacactttcacttttaaagaaaattaagaaattaaattaatcCCGGCTGACTTTGAATTGTGAATTTCAACAATGGCATCAACAACTGAAAACTAGTGtgtttgaataatgctgcatccacaccactaaatgttagtgtaaatccaagatgacatattaaaaaaattgctgaatgcacctttaaggtTAGATGTGAGAAAAAGTTTACCCTTTCGGTTTTCCTTTAGAGATTCTTTTAAAGGCACTGCACAGGAGTGAACCACCCAGTATAGACAGTATTCCACCAGCCCAACCTATATAGAGACCAGCACCCAGCTCAAATCTGCAAACACAGACGGAAGGTTAGttatgcatgtgtgtctgtgtgtaagtgcttgagaatgtgtgtgtgagtcttcTCACTTGATGCCACCAAAGAATGGGTTATGGAACTCTTGAATCACCCGTGCCGCGTACCAAGATGTGGCCACCATTGTGCAAAGACCTTTGAAAAAGAATATTCTctcaataattatataattaacgAGATGCACAATGGGATGAAACTAAAGCATGTACATAATTAAGGGATAGGtaataaaaaatttgtttttacaacaaTTTGTGttccaaaagaaagaaagtaatgcaggtcatgaacaacatgagggggaaCAAAGAGAAAAATTCCTTTAATGGTTCAAATTACTTTGTGACTGTGAAGAATTTAAGTGCATATACTGTTTATGGACACATATAGTTCATAATGCTGTTAGTGGTTACCTGCAAGGATGAAGAGAATGCCACCACTGACTGCAAGCTTGCCTTTTGACTCATCTTTTGCTGCTCCAATCTTAATGCACTTCAGCCCCATGGTAGATACAATTATTGAGACAAGGCCAAAGATTAGGGCAATGATCATTAATGCTCTGCATGCCTGAATATGACCTGAAAATAAGAACAGTTTCTGAGTTTAGTCTTTGATGCATAGATTAAAGTAAGAAAACACAAGCAGAGTTAAGCCAAACCCATCTATCATAGGTAGATTTGCCTTTGTATGGTAGTGTGCTGGTTTACTTTTACAACATATAGACCATTTCCATAActtaatggtgtttttttttgtgactagttttctgaaaaaaaaaaaaaaaagaaaatgaacaatCTGGAGGCCTATACAAATAGTTATTTCAGCAACCAAGTgaaatttaaatgattatatgAATTCAACAAATTATTTCTCATAAACTATTATAGAGGCCTTTGTtatgaacagtgttgggtgtatctgattacaaatgatatgataaggaaatatagacattttgaatttgagcagAAAATCTAAAACTTTTCTAGGAAAAGTGATTAGACAGTAActtataagtaaaataattagtaatctgattacattttacagaagtaattattcatttgtagtgaattactCATTACtcaacttacccaacactggtcatgattgttattttttatttatgatgtTTATTATTCAAGAGTAAGTTCTGGCGCTTTTCCGTATTGTTATCTGATGACTACAACACAAAATGGCTGCCAGAGATTGAGGTCATAAAGAAACCATTTTTACCAAGTTCTGGGTCTGAGTATAATTCCCTATAAATCAAATGTGAGTTTCTAGAATGGTCCATTACATGATCATGTTTGATCTGAATTAATCACAATACAAACTGTAACATGCCAGTGAGTTTCTACAACAAGCCTAGTAACCTAGTTTCAGTTAATTGGCACCTACCTGGCAAGGCCAGCATGGTTTGAAAGTCTCGACAGTCCGCCACTCCAGTGCTGCTCTCGGCACATGAATGCCACAGATTCTCATACTGACGGTTTGAAATGATCACGTTCCCTGAGTTGCTAGATAACTTCCAATAGTCGTTAGCCAGAGAGATGCCAGTGACCAGCCAGCTGGTCACACACATGAAGAATCCAGTCACCTCTAATGCAGTCGACATTGTCACCCCAAACTTCTCACACAAATTGAGTGAAAATCACaaggccaaaaacaaaaaattccaaTTATACTTTTGAGTTCGTAGTGTAGTCCTCTCCCTGCCCCTGATACCTGAGTTTGAATTGTCCTTCAGTTAAGCAGCAGGACTTCAACCTTTCCAGGGTATCATAAAGCCAAAGCCGCACCCAAAAACCCACTCGACATGATGACGATTATATTGATAATGGGTGTGAACGTTTTGTGGAGCCAGAGAGACACATTTAATCTGATGACACAATTACCATGTTTGGTTATCACTGATGATTGATTTCTGTGGGACTTGCTTATTTTTTGCTCTTCCTGTTATAATGAAACTCATGTTGAAGATATTGTCAATTCAAGTTGAATTGTGTAATGCTTTCACAATACAAGTTGATTCAAAGaagctttaaaaataattgtgCTTTAATGCAGCCAATTATCTAGCCAGATTCAACCGTggttaggaaaaaaaaaacataagatgCTTAGGTAGTGGAGGGAAAAAACATCTTGTGAAGAAATAGACTCAGCTGTTTATATGCCAAGTATTATCTAGTTACTAGTGTGTAATAGCCAGGTCTTCACTGAATAAATTATTACAGGTTTTAATATGCTTTGAAAACAGAGCCAACAAGAAATTGCGATTGTGTGATtggcacttttattcaccaaatcaGTTGAC comes from Xyrauchen texanus isolate HMW12.3.18 chromosome 9, RBS_HiC_50CHRs, whole genome shotgun sequence and encodes:
- the cldn15la gene encoding claudin 15-like a produces the protein MSTALEVTGFFMCVTSWLVTGISLANDYWKLSSNSGNVIISNRQYENLWHSCAESSTGVADCRDFQTMLALPGHIQACRALMIIALIFGLVSIIVSTMGLKCIKIGAAKDESKGKLAVSGGILFILAGLCTMVATSWYAARVIQEFHNPFFGGIKFELGAGLYIGWAGGILSILGGSLLCSAFKRISKGKPKGAYYPSGKPTTIYTAAPVSTSDTARAYV